TGAATTGGCGCAAGGACTGAAAAAAACGGCGACCCTTGGGTCGCCGTTTTTTTGAACATCAGGCTACCGGATTGATCGGCTTTTCCGGGTACCAGACGTCGATCAGCGGGCTGACTTCAGCGCTGGTCAATTCACTACGGCCCTTGAGCCAGGCTTCAACAGCGGCACGCTGTGCTTCGGTCACCGAGCCACGCTTCTGCAGGCAAACCAGACCGAAGTCATCGCCGCCCACATAACCCAGACCGTTGGCTTCCATGGCTTCTTTCAGGAACGCGTCGAGGAAAGCATCAATGGCTTCATCAGCCAAATCTTCTTTGAAATCCAGGTTCAGTTCGAAACCCAGCTCTTGAAATTCATCGACGCACAGTTTTTTGCGCAGACGCTGGGAACGGTTAGTCGCCATTGGAACAATCCTCATAAGTAATAACGGGCGGCACTTTAGCAGTTTAAGGCGCCGATTACCCGCCTCAGAACGGCGCGACGTCTACCGTCGGTAAAAAAATAGCGGATTAGTCGACCAAGGTGCGGCACAAGCCCTTGCACCTTGGGGCATAATGCCGGCACTTTCATGACCGCTGAGGGAATTTATCACCATGCCCTCGTCTTTTTTCCCCTCGGCTGTAGGGTTTTATTTCAGATGATCAAATCTTTGCGTCCATTGCTGCTGGCCAGCCTTCTTCTGCCCCTGGCCCTCCCCGTTTCCGCCGCACCGATCAACACCGCCCTGTCGCCCAACGTTGAAAAGGCCCTCAAGGCCAGCAAATTGCCGGACAGTGCCTTGTCGCTGGTGATGATCCCGCTTAATGGCCCGGGCACCCCAACCGTTTATAACGCTGACGTTTCGGTCAACCCGGCCTCGACCATGAAACTGGTCACCACCTATGCGGCGCTGGAAATGCTTGGCCCGAACCATCAGTGGAAAACCGAGTTCTACACCGACGGCACCCTCAGCGGTGGCATCCTCAACGGTAACCTCTACCTCAAGGGTGGCGGCGATCCGAAGCTGAACATGGAAAAACTCTGGCTGCTGATGCGCGACTTGCGCGCCAATGGCGTGACCCAGGTCACCGGTGACCTGGTGCTGGACCGCGGCTTCTTCGTGCAGCCGCAACTGCCCGAGTTCAACGACGACGGCAATGACGAGAACAAACCGTTCCTGGTCAAGCCCGACGCACTGCTGGTCAACCTCAAGGCCCTGCGTTTCGTGGCCCGCAACGATTCGGGCAAGGTCCTGGTGTCGGTCGAGCCGCCGATTGCCAGCATCCGCATCGACAATCAGGTCAAGGCGCTCAACTCCAAGCAATGCACCGGGGGCGTGCGCTACAACCCGGTGACCCAGGCTGATGGCAGCGTCACCGTGACCGTCGGCGGCCAGTTGGGCGAAGGTTGCAGCTCCCAGACCTACTTGTCGCTACTCGACCACGCGACCTACACCGCCGGCGCCGTGCGCGCGATCTGGAAGGAACTGGGCGGCAGCATCCAGGGCCAGGATCGTCTGGCACCGACGCCGAGCAGCGCCAAGGTGCTGGCCCGGGCCTACTCGCCAGACCTGGCGGAAATCATTCGCGACATCAACAAATACAGTAACAACACCATGGCTCAGCAGTTGTTCCTGAGCCTGGGCCAGAAGTTCCGCACCGACGCCGACAGTGATGACGCCAAAGCGGCCCAGCGCGTGGTGCGTCAGTGGCTGGCGCAGAAAGGCATCACCGCACCGCACCTGGTGATGGAGAACGGCTCCGGCCTGTCCCGCGCCGAACGGGTAAGCGCGCGTGAAATGGCCGCGATGCTGCAAGCCGCCTGGCGCAGCCCGTACGCCGCCGAGTTCATCAGCTCGATGCCGATTGCCGGCACCGACGGCACCATGCGCAAACGCCTGAAGCGCACGGCCATGACCGGTGAAGCCCACGTCAAGACTGGCACCCTGAACACCGTGCGTGCCATCTCCGGCTTCAGCCGCGATGTCAATGGCAATACCTGGGCGGTGGTGGCGATCCTTAACGACAAGGCTCCGTTTGGCGCGTCTTCGGTGCTGGATCAGGTGCTGCTGGACCTGTATCGCCAGCCGAAACTGCCGACCACGGCATCGGTGTTGTAACCGGATCCATAGAACACCTCAGATCCAATGTCGGAGATTCTATGTTGCAGGGCAACCCTGCAACATAGAATCTCCAACAGGGTCTGTATGCAGACCTAGCTCATCTGCCCTTCAACCCGATCCCTTCCCGCCTGCTTCGCCGCGTAAACCCCCGAATCCGCCCGCAACAGCAACGCATCCGCGCCTTCCCCGGCCCGCCAGCTGGCAATCCCGAAACTCGCGGTAACGATCCCCACCTCGTCGATCGGCGAACTGCGCAACCCTTGCCACAGTTCCAAGGCCAGCACATGAGCCTGCTCGCCGTCGATGTCCGGACAGAGCACCATGAACTCTTCGCCCCCCAGGCGACAGAACACATCGGTGCGCCGCAGGCGACGGCCAATACGCTCACACACCGCCTGCAATACCCGATCGCCCACGGCATGGCCGTGCTGGTCATTGATGCGTTTGAAGTGGTCGATGTCGAGCATGATCACCGACAACTCGCCACCGCCGCGCTCGACCCGGGCCATTTCGGTGGTCAGGCGCTCCTGGAAGTAGCGGCGGTTATAGATCCCGGTCAATGAGTCGGTCACCGACAGTGCGCGCAACTCCTCTTCCACCCGCTTGAGGTCGGAAATGTCCGAAATGTAGCCATGCCACAGCACACCGCCACCGGGCAGTTCCTCCGGCGTTGCTTCGCCGCGGACCCAGCGCAGGCCACGCTCGGGCAATTGCACGCGATACTCTTCGCGCCAGGGGCTGAGGTTGTCCGCCGACACCTGGATCGACGCGCGGACCCGGCGCGAGTCCTGAGGATGAATCCGCGAGAACACCGCTTCGGCATTGCTCAGCAGTACCTCCAATTCGAGTTCGTAGATCTCGCGCATCCCGTCGCTGGCGTAGATAATGCTGAAGCGCCCATCGAACTCCATCTTGAACTGGTAAATCCCGCCGGGCACATGGGCACTGAGCTTCTTCAACAACAGGTCCCGCGCCGCCAGAGCCTCGTGGACACGCTTGCGCTCGGTGACGTCGATACAGATCGCCAGGTGCCCAACCCACAGCCCTTGTTCGTCGAGAACTGGGGTCGCCAGCATGTTCACCGTCAAATGGCTACCGTCGCGGCGCACCAGCGTCCACTCCCGGGCTTCATGACCGCCCTCTTCCCCGCCTTCGACCAACATGGCCTGACAGGTCGGAATCGGCTTGCCATAGCGCGCGCTCAACTCCGCCGACCGCGCCTCGAGCTCCCGGGGCAGGTGCAGGTTTTCCAGGGTCATGTGGCCCACGGCCTGCGCACTGGAGTAACCGAGCATGTGCTCGGCACCGGCATTGAAAGTGCTGACGATCCCCCGCAGGTCGGTGGCGATGATCGCCACCTGAGTCGCAGCATCCAGCACGCCGCGCAATTGGCCATGCGTGCCGCGCAGCTCTTGCTCACGGGCGTGCAGTTCCTCGGTCCGTTGCTCGACCATTTTCAGCGCCCGTTGCCGCTGGCTGACCAACACATAGAGAAACACACTGAGCAACAAGCTGAGTAAACCACCCAGCACCACCTGGCTGGTCACTGAAGAATGGTTGGCTTGCAGGAACGCAGCACTGGGGCGCATATCCACTTGATAATCGTGGTCGGCCAGGCGCAGCAAGCGCGTGGAGGATAAGTCACTGGCCCCCGCCGGGTTGGTCGACTCGTACAGCACTTCGTGTTGGTCATCGGTGGACAAGTCGAGAATGCGCACCGAGAGAGAATCATGATTCTCTTCCGGCAGCCCGTCCGCCAGCAGCTGGCGCATGCTGATCACCGCCATCACATACCCGGCGGGCGTGGTGCCCGGCAGCTGCTGACGGCTGACCGGTGCCACCAGCAACACACCCCGTGAATAGGCAGGCTCAATGCCTACCAGATGCAATGGTTGCGAGACAACCATGCGGCCAGTTCGATCGGCACGCTCCAGGGTCGAACGGCGCAGGGGCTGGGCCAGCAGGTCGTAACCCAGCGGCGTGGGCAGTCGGCTCTGGGTTTGGGTATAGAGCACCGGCACGTACTCGTCCCGTTCCGCGGCCGGTTGCAACTGGCCGTCGGCGGTGAGTTCGCGAAAGGTGAAATTGCTCAAGCCTTCGTCATGCACGAAGCGTTCAAGCAAGGGGCGTTCGGCGCGGGAAACCCGTGGTGCCCAGGAATAGGCTTGAGTGCGCCGCAAAAGAGGTTTGGCGTAACCGTCGAATTCC
The Pseudomonas sp. GR 6-02 genome window above contains:
- the dacB gene encoding D-alanyl-D-alanine carboxypeptidase/D-alanyl-D-alanine endopeptidase, translating into MIKSLRPLLLASLLLPLALPVSAAPINTALSPNVEKALKASKLPDSALSLVMIPLNGPGTPTVYNADVSVNPASTMKLVTTYAALEMLGPNHQWKTEFYTDGTLSGGILNGNLYLKGGGDPKLNMEKLWLLMRDLRANGVTQVTGDLVLDRGFFVQPQLPEFNDDGNDENKPFLVKPDALLVNLKALRFVARNDSGKVLVSVEPPIASIRIDNQVKALNSKQCTGGVRYNPVTQADGSVTVTVGGQLGEGCSSQTYLSLLDHATYTAGAVRAIWKELGGSIQGQDRLAPTPSSAKVLARAYSPDLAEIIRDINKYSNNTMAQQLFLSLGQKFRTDADSDDAKAAQRVVRQWLAQKGITAPHLVMENGSGLSRAERVSAREMAAMLQAAWRSPYAAEFISSMPIAGTDGTMRKRLKRTAMTGEAHVKTGTLNTVRAISGFSRDVNGNTWAVVAILNDKAPFGASSVLDQVLLDLYRQPKLPTTASVL
- a CDS encoding YggL family protein, translating into MATNRSQRLRKKLCVDEFQELGFELNLDFKEDLADEAIDAFLDAFLKEAMEANGLGYVGGDDFGLVCLQKRGSVTEAQRAAVEAWLKGRSELTSAEVSPLIDVWYPEKPINPVA
- a CDS encoding sensor domain-containing diguanylate cyclase gives rise to the protein MSLHAVRPKILGFISEDVSAWLVALLVLLVGGILTGLLAWATLNQFHQQMRQRFQLLASERYSRIVERFEDQEQRLDGLRRFFANSESVSREEFDGYAKPLLRRTQAYSWAPRVSRAERPLLERFVHDEGLSNFTFRELTADGQLQPAAERDEYVPVLYTQTQSRLPTPLGYDLLAQPLRRSTLERADRTGRMVVSQPLHLVGIEPAYSRGVLLVAPVSRQQLPGTTPAGYVMAVISMRQLLADGLPEENHDSLSVRILDLSTDDQHEVLYESTNPAGASDLSSTRLLRLADHDYQVDMRPSAAFLQANHSSVTSQVVLGGLLSLLLSVFLYVLVSQRQRALKMVEQRTEELHAREQELRGTHGQLRGVLDAATQVAIIATDLRGIVSTFNAGAEHMLGYSSAQAVGHMTLENLHLPRELEARSAELSARYGKPIPTCQAMLVEGGEEGGHEAREWTLVRRDGSHLTVNMLATPVLDEQGLWVGHLAICIDVTERKRVHEALAARDLLLKKLSAHVPGGIYQFKMEFDGRFSIIYASDGMREIYELELEVLLSNAEAVFSRIHPQDSRRVRASIQVSADNLSPWREEYRVQLPERGLRWVRGEATPEELPGGGVLWHGYISDISDLKRVEEELRALSVTDSLTGIYNRRYFQERLTTEMARVERGGGELSVIMLDIDHFKRINDQHGHAVGDRVLQAVCERIGRRLRRTDVFCRLGGEEFMVLCPDIDGEQAHVLALELWQGLRSSPIDEVGIVTASFGIASWRAGEGADALLLRADSGVYAAKQAGRDRVEGQMS